A genomic region of Mus musculus strain C57BL/6J chromosome 7, GRCm38.p6 C57BL/6J contains the following coding sequences:
- the Zfp668 gene encoding zinc finger protein 668 — MEVEATEARSPGPCYKRSGRRYKCLFCTKTFPNAPRAARHAATHTPTDCTEEVREAQPKVDTEPKAEEASGDKVSASVAKPRPYACPLCPKAYKTAPELRSHGRSHTGEKPFPCPECGRRFMQPVCLRVHLASHAGELPFRCTHCPKAYGTLSKLKIHQRGHTGERPYACPDCGKSFADPSVFRKHRRTHAGLRPYSCERCGKAYAELKDLRNHERSHTGERPFLCSECGKSFSRSSSLTCHQRIHAAQKPYRCPACGKGFTQLSSYQSHERTHSGEKPFLCPRCGRMFSDPSSFRRHQRAHEGVKPYRCEKCGKDFRQPADLAMHRRVHTGDRPFKCLQCDKTFVASWDLKRHALVHSGQRPFRCEECGRAFAERASLTKHSRMHSGERPFHCNACGKSFVVLSSLRKHERTHRSNETTGAAPQQELVLGLALPVGVVGEGSAAPVAGAGVGDAPAGLLGLPPESGGVVATQWQVVGMTVEHVECQDAGVGEAPSTLGDAGEVGGEETDEKPPQFVCRECKETFSTLTLLRRHERSHPELRPFPCTQCGKSFSDRAGLRKHSRTHSSVRPYSCSQCPKAFLSASDLRKHERTHPVPIGTPIPLEPLVALLGMPEEGSA; from the exons ATGGAAGTGGAGGCTACAGAGGCCAGGTCCCCAGGCCCCTGCTACAAGCGCTCTGGCCGCCGTTATAAGTGCCTGTTTTGTACAAAGACATTTCCAAATGCACCCAGGGCAGCCCGCCATGCTGCTACACATACACCCACAGACTGCACAGAGGAGGTGAGGGAGGCCCAGCCAAAAGTGGATACAGAGCCCAAGGCGGAGGAAGCCAGCGGAGACAAGGTATCAGCTTCAGTAGCCAAGCCCCGGCCCTATGCCTGCCCACTGTGCCCCAAGGCCTACAAGACAGCTCCTGAGCTACGCAGCCATGGGCGCAGCCACACTGGTGAGAAACCCTTCCCGTGCCCAGAGTGTGGCCGCCGCTTCATGCAGCCAGTGTGCCTGCGTGTGCACCTGGCCTCACATGCCGGTGAGCTGCCCTTCCGATGCACACACTGCCCCAAGGCTTATGGTACACTCTCTAAACTAAAGATCCACCAGCGTGGGCACACAGGTGAGCGGCCCTATGCCTGTCCTGACTGCGGCAAGAGCTTTGCTGATCCTTCAGTGTTCCGCAAGCATCGGCGCACCCATGCCGGCCTTCGACCCTACAGCTGCGAGCGCTGCGGCAAGGCCTATGCTGAGCTCAAGGACTTACGCAACCATGAAAG GTCCCACACGGGTGAGCGCCCCTTCCTCTGCTCGGAGTGTGGTAAAAGCTTCTCTCGATCCTCTTCCCTCACATGCCACCAGCGTATCCATGCAGCCCAGAAACCCTATCGCTGCCCGGCTTGTGGGAAGGGCTTCACACAGCTCAGCTCTTACCAAAGCCATGAGCGCACACATTCAGGCGAGAAGCCCTTCCTGTGCCCACGGTGTGGCCGCATGTTTTCTGATCCGTCAAGCTTCCGCCGTCACCAGCGCGCACATGAGGGCGTAAAGCCTTACCGCTGCGAGAAATGTGGCAAGGACTTCCGGCAGCCCGCCGACCTGGCCATGCATCGGCGAGTACACACCGGCGACCGACCCTTCAAGTGCCTGCAGTGTGACAAGACTTTTGTGGCTTCCTGGGACCTCAAGCGGCATGCGTTGGTGCACTCAGGACAGCGGCCATTCCGCTGTGAGGAGTGTGGGCGAGCATTTGCTGAGCGAGCTAGCCTCACGAAGCACAGCCGCATGCACTCTGGGGAGCGTCCTTTCCACTGTAATGCCTGTGGGAAATCCTTTGTGGTGTTATCCAGCCTCAGGAAGCATGAGCGTACCCACAGAAGCAACGAGACTACAGGAGCTGCCCCCCAGCAGGAGTTGGTGCTGGGACTGGCACTGCCTGTAGGTGTCGTAGGTGAGGGCTCGGCCGCCCCCGTGGCGGGTGCAGGGGTAGGGGATGCTCCAGCGGGGCTGTTAGGGTTACCCCCTGAGTCTGGTGGTGTAGTGGCCACACAGTGGCAAGTGGTGGGTATGACTGTGGAACATGTGGAGTGCCAGGATGCTGGCGTTGGGGAAGCGCCTAGTACCCTGGGAGATGCAGGAGAGGTGGGGGGTGAGGAGACTGATGAGAAGCCCCCACAGTTTGTGTGTCGCGAGTGCAAAGAAACTTTCTCCACACTGACACTGCTACGCAGGCACGAGCGCTCACACCCGGAGCTCCGGCCCTTTCCCTGCACTCAGTGTGGTAAGAGCTTCTCAGACAGGGCTGGGCTTCGAAAGCATAGCCGCACCCACAGCTCTGTCCGCCCCTACTCCTGTTCCCAATGTCCTAAAGCTTTCCTGAGTGCCAGTGACCTGCGCAAGCATGAACGCACCCACCCCGTGCCCATCGGGACCCCCATACCCCTGGAACCTCTTGTGGCTTTGCTAGGAATGCCAGAAGAAGGGTCAGCTTGA